A single window of Streptomyces xanthii DNA harbors:
- a CDS encoding helix-turn-helix domain-containing protein has product MNYHSTEVRQRALILLRGGAKNADVARELNIPAGTVGAWKHKDRARRGECPGAHKPTCPRCDGRPMDLAGYAYLLGQYLGDGHISHYAGHRAPTLRITCADSWPGVSRETERAMRAIFPENRVNQVSKVGCHDLKVVSKHLPCLFPQHGPGMKHTRKITLEPWQQEIVNAYPWEFVRGLIHSDGCRTMNWTTRLVGGERKRYEYPRYFFTNKSDCIRQLFTDTLDALGLTWTHCTRHGNPYNISVARKADVDLLDIHVGPKY; this is encoded by the coding sequence ATGAACTACCACAGCACAGAGGTACGACAGCGCGCGTTGATCCTGCTTAGAGGCGGCGCCAAGAACGCAGACGTGGCGCGGGAACTCAACATCCCGGCGGGCACCGTAGGTGCATGGAAACACAAGGACCGCGCTCGACGCGGAGAATGCCCCGGGGCACATAAGCCGACCTGTCCCAGGTGCGATGGTCGCCCCATGGATTTAGCCGGATACGCCTATCTCCTCGGACAGTACCTGGGCGACGGGCACATCAGTCATTACGCGGGGCACCGCGCACCCACCCTCAGAATCACGTGCGCCGACTCCTGGCCTGGTGTATCCCGCGAGACGGAACGGGCCATGCGTGCAATCTTTCCCGAGAACCGGGTGAACCAGGTCAGCAAGGTCGGCTGCCACGACTTGAAGGTCGTCTCCAAACACCTTCCTTGCCTGTTCCCCCAGCACGGCCCGGGCATGAAGCACACCCGCAAGATCACGCTCGAGCCCTGGCAGCAGGAGATCGTGAACGCGTACCCCTGGGAGTTCGTCCGGGGCCTGATCCACTCCGACGGTTGCCGAACCATGAACTGGACGACTCGGCTCGTCGGCGGTGAGCGGAAGCGGTACGAGTACCCGCGGTACTTCTTCACCAACAAGTCCGACTGCATCCGCCAGCTCTTCACGGACACGCTCGACGCGCTCGGACTGACCTGGACGCACTGCACCCGGCACGGGAACCCGTACAACATCTCGGTGGCCCGGAAGGCCGACGTCGATCTCCTGGACATCCATGTGGGGCCCAAATACTGA
- a CDS encoding ANTAR domain-containing response regulator, which produces MTAPESPQPVDAVDDDQSHVPPLTTRVVIAEDEALIRLDLKEMLEEEGYTVVGEAGDGEQAVELAREHKPDLVILDVKMPKLDGISAAEKIAEESIAPVLMLTAFSQRDLVERARDAGAMAYLVKPFSKSDVVPAIEMAVSRFTELKTLEKEVADLTQRLETRKLVDRAKSVLQTEYGLTEPAAFRWIQKTSMDRRLSMQQVAEAVIQDAEEKKAAKG; this is translated from the coding sequence GTGACCGCCCCCGAGTCGCCCCAGCCTGTCGACGCCGTCGACGATGACCAGTCGCACGTGCCGCCGCTGACGACGCGCGTCGTCATCGCCGAGGACGAGGCCCTGATCCGTCTCGATCTGAAAGAGATGCTCGAGGAAGAGGGCTACACCGTCGTGGGTGAGGCCGGTGACGGTGAGCAGGCCGTCGAGCTGGCCCGTGAGCACAAGCCGGATCTGGTGATCCTGGATGTGAAGATGCCGAAGCTGGACGGGATCAGCGCGGCGGAGAAGATCGCCGAGGAGTCGATCGCTCCGGTGCTCATGCTGACCGCGTTCTCGCAGCGGGACCTGGTCGAGCGGGCGCGGGACGCGGGTGCGATGGCGTACCTGGTGAAGCCGTTCAGCAAGAGTGATGTCGTGCCGGCGATCGAGATGGCCGTGTCGCGGTTCACGGAGCTGAAGACGCTGGAGAAGGAGGTCGCGGACCTCACGCAGCGGCTGGAGACGCGGAAGCTGGTGGACCGGGCGAAGTCGGTGCTGCAGACGGAGTACGGGCTGACGGAGCCGGCGGCGTTCCGGTGGATTCAGAAGACGTCGATGGACCGGCGTCTTTCGATGCAGCAGGTCGCGGAGGCGGTCATTCAGGACGCCGAGGAGAAGAAGGCGGCCAAGGGTTAG
- a CDS encoding ABC transporter ATP-binding protein has translation MTALLEVEDLHVAYGKIEAVKGISFSVEEGQVVTLIGTNGAGKTTTLRTLSGLLKPSSGRITFAGQPLTSVPAHKIVALGLAHSPEGRHIFPRLTIAENLQLGAFLRKDNAGIEKDMQRAYELFPILGERRKQAAGTLSGGEQQMLAMGRALMSQPKLLMLDEPSMGLSPIMMQKIMATISELKSQGTTILLVEQNAQAALSLADHGHVMEVGSIVLSGTGQDLLHDESVRKAYLGED, from the coding sequence GTGACCGCGCTGCTGGAAGTCGAAGACCTCCACGTCGCCTACGGCAAGATCGAAGCCGTCAAGGGCATCTCCTTCAGCGTCGAAGAAGGCCAGGTCGTCACCCTCATCGGCACCAACGGCGCCGGCAAGACCACGACCCTGCGCACCCTCTCCGGCCTGCTCAAGCCCTCCAGCGGAAGAATCACCTTCGCCGGACAGCCCCTCACCTCCGTCCCCGCACACAAGATCGTGGCACTGGGCCTCGCCCACTCCCCCGAAGGACGCCACATCTTCCCCCGCCTCACCATCGCCGAGAACCTCCAACTCGGCGCCTTCCTCCGGAAGGACAACGCAGGCATCGAAAAAGACATGCAGCGCGCCTACGAGCTCTTCCCGATCCTCGGCGAACGACGCAAGCAGGCCGCGGGCACCCTCTCCGGCGGCGAACAGCAGATGCTCGCCATGGGCCGCGCCCTCATGTCCCAGCCCAAACTGCTCATGCTCGACGAGCCCTCCATGGGCCTCTCCCCGATCATGATGCAGAAGATCATGGCCACCATCTCCGAGCTCAAGTCCCAGGGCACGACCATCCTCCTGGTCGAACAGAACGCCCAGGCCGCGCTCTCCCTGGCCGACCACGGCCACGTCATGGAGGTCGGCTCCATCGTCCTGTCCGGCACCGGCCAGGACCTCCTCCACGACGAGTCCGTCCGCAAGGCCTACCTCGGCGAGGACTGA